The genomic window CGACCCGTTCCTGGGTCTGGCCCCCGGTGTGGTCGCCGGCTTTTGCGGGACCCTCCGGGAGGTGGCGGAGGAGGGGATCACCGTGCTGCTCGTGGGGCAGCACGTCCGGCGGATGCTCGAGCTGGCCGGGCGGGCCTACCTGCTCGACGCGGGGCGGATCGTGGAGGAGGGGCCGGGGCCCGTCCTCCTCCGGGCCCCGGTTGTCCGGAAGACGCTGCTCGGGGCCTGAGGAGGGCCCGGGGGCCAAGGGACCAGGGGGATCGATGCGCTTCGACCGGCTGCGGGACCTCCGCTCCTCCGACGGGCACCCGGTCCCGGCGTACCTGCTGGAGCCGGACCGCCCGGCCGGGGCCATCGCCCTGGCGCATGGCTACGGGGGCGCGAAAGAGCAGATGCTGGGGCTGGCGGCGCACCTGGCCGAGGCCGGCTTTGCGGCCTGTTGCCCCGACCTGCGGGGGCACGGGGAGCATCCGGCTCCGCTCGGTCCAGGCCTCCTGCACGACCTCGAGGCCGCAGTCGGCTACTGCCGGCGGTACGGGCGGGTCGCGGCCCTGGGCCACAGCCTGGGCGGGCGACTGGCCCTGATGAGCAGCGCGGATTTGCTCATCGCCGTCTCCCCTGCCATCCCGAAGCGGCCCTCGGAGGAGGGGCGGGCGATGCTCATCGCCTTCGGGAGCACGGCGGTCCGCACGGCCGATCCGGCGGCCATCCTCCCCCTGCTCCAGGCCCTGGGCCCCGTCCCGGACTCCCCGCGACCGAAGCTCCTCCTGGTGGCCGAAGGGGATGTGCCGAGCCTCCAGGAGGGAGTCGCGGAGGCCGCGGCGGCGCTCACGG from Candidatus Methylomirabilis sp. includes these protein-coding regions:
- a CDS encoding alpha/beta hydrolase family protein translates to MRFDRLRDLRSSDGHPVPAYLLEPDRPAGAIALAHGYGGAKEQMLGLAAHLAEAGFAACCPDLRGHGEHPAPLGPGLLHDLEAAVGYCRRYGRVAALGHSLGGRLALMSSADLLIAVSPAIPKRPSEEGRAMLIAFGSTAVRTADPAAILPLLQALGPVPDSPRPKLLLVAEGDVPSLQEGVAEAAAALTGAERQVITRQQHRAAPLPATIGAYLPHWFNHADLKMNPEVAERVQAWLERRWGPREG